One part of the Sorangiineae bacterium MSr11954 genome encodes these proteins:
- the yihA gene encoding ribosome biogenesis GTP-binding protein YihA/YsxC, producing the protein MTELPAAPNVPVAPVASDASNASNASARPAPPPRIVSAAFVGASTDASTLPAPTLAEVAFAGRSNVGKSSLLNAMMQRKSLARTSRTPGCTRQVNIFEVGWTDGLRVHLVDLPGYGYAKRSRSEKISWGPLIESYLATRQVLRAVTLLIDARRGAEDDDLALIEFLESLENPPQIFLAATKIDKFSRAQQKPAVEKVKRQFRGPVIGFSSVTGDGRDSLWQRLRAVVQNER; encoded by the coding sequence ATGACCGAGCTGCCTGCCGCGCCCAACGTGCCTGTCGCGCCTGTCGCATCCGACGCGTCCAACGCGTCCAACGCGTCTGCCAGGCCTGCGCCGCCGCCGCGCATCGTGTCCGCCGCCTTCGTGGGCGCTTCGACGGATGCCTCGACGCTGCCGGCCCCGACCTTGGCCGAGGTGGCCTTCGCCGGGCGCTCCAACGTGGGCAAATCGAGCTTGCTCAACGCGATGATGCAGCGGAAAAGTCTCGCGCGAACGAGCCGCACGCCGGGGTGCACCCGCCAGGTGAACATCTTCGAGGTGGGGTGGACGGACGGCCTGCGCGTGCACCTGGTCGACCTTCCGGGCTACGGCTACGCCAAGCGCTCCCGCAGCGAAAAGATCAGCTGGGGTCCGCTCATCGAGAGCTACTTGGCCACGCGCCAGGTGCTGCGCGCCGTCACCTTGCTCATCGACGCGCGTCGCGGCGCCGAGGACGACGATCTCGCGCTCATCGAGTTCCTCGAGTCGCTGGAGAACCCGCCGCAGATTTTCCTCGCCGCCACCAAGATCGACAAATTTTCGCGCGCCCAGCAGAAGCCGGCCGTCGAAAAGGTGAAGCGCCAGTTCCGAGGGCCCGTGATCGGGTTCAGCTCGGTGACGGGCGATGGTCGTGACTCGTTGTGGCAGCGCTTGCGGGCCGTGGTTCAGAACGAGCGCTGA
- a CDS encoding multidrug efflux RND transporter permease subunit — protein sequence MNISAPFIQRPIATSLLAAAVLIAGIVAYSFLPVAPLPRVDFPTIAISANLPGASPETMASAVATPLERRFGRIAGVTEITSNSTLGSTSIALQFDLDRDVDAAARDVQAAINAAAGELPTNLPFRPNYRKVNPSDAPILIISLKSDTIPLAQISDVTDSILAQKVAQVPGVGQVFVGGGQSPAVRVQVDPVALASMGLGMENVRTALAQATVNQPKGGLNGADQAHSIDANDQLFKADEFESLVLAYRDGAAVRLKDVARVVDDVVNTRLAAWANNERTVLMIIRRQPGANIIDVIERVRAMLPTLADSVSPAIKIDVVLDRSQTIRASVRDVEQTLLLSVGLVVLVVFGFLRDVRATIIPTVAVPLSIIATFGIMYLLGYSLDNLSLMALTISTGFVVDDAIVVTENVTRFIELGDPPMTAALKGAKQIGFTIVSITVSLIAVFIPILLMGGIIGRLFREFAVTLSIAIAVSALVSLTLTPMMCSRLLRAKGDEDHGALYRVSERFFDGLLRGYSRGLRWVLGHHRLTLLVTLVTVGLTVALYIFVPKGLFPQQDTGSLSGFSEASQDTSFPAMRERQEQVNAILKADPDVSQAIAFIGGTVNTGQAFVDLKPKPLRQSTADEVIARLRPKLAQIPGLVLYLQATQDIRMGGRGSRTQYQYSLQDANIQELRLWGPRMVERLKKLPELRDVATDQQTAGIELALDIDRDTSSRLGITPRDIDAALYDAFGQTQVATTYTQLNQYRVVLEVKPELQKTADGLHALFVSAPDGSQVPLSSLTKKAMRPTSLSIPHQGQFPATTLSFNLAPGVALGQAVDAIHRAELEIGLPPSVHADFQGTAQAFQSSLSSQPLLILGALLTVYIVLGILYESLVHPVTILSTLPSAGVGALVALMVCKTELSIIALIGIILLIGIVKKNAIMMIDFAIEAERDEGLSPADAIYKACVLRFRPIMMTTLAALLGGLPLALGHGMGSELRRPLGIAIVGGLFFSQLLTLFTTPVIYLYMDRFSRRKRHPLKSEPADPSATAIPASSRV from the coding sequence ATGAACATCTCCGCGCCGTTCATTCAAAGGCCCATCGCCACCTCGCTCCTGGCGGCGGCGGTGCTCATCGCGGGCATCGTGGCGTACTCGTTCTTGCCGGTGGCGCCGCTCCCGCGCGTGGATTTTCCCACCATCGCGATCTCGGCCAACCTGCCCGGCGCCAGCCCCGAGACGATGGCCTCCGCCGTGGCCACCCCCCTCGAGCGGCGCTTCGGGCGCATCGCCGGGGTGACCGAGATCACCTCGAACAGCACCCTCGGCAGCACCAGCATCGCCTTGCAGTTCGACTTGGACCGCGACGTCGACGCCGCCGCGCGCGACGTGCAAGCCGCCATCAACGCGGCCGCCGGCGAGCTGCCCACGAATCTTCCCTTCCGACCCAATTACCGCAAGGTCAACCCCTCCGACGCGCCGATCCTCATCATCTCGTTGAAGAGCGACACCATCCCGCTGGCCCAGATCTCCGACGTGACGGACAGCATCCTCGCGCAGAAGGTCGCGCAGGTGCCGGGGGTGGGCCAGGTCTTCGTCGGCGGCGGCCAGTCGCCGGCCGTGCGCGTGCAAGTGGATCCGGTGGCCCTCGCGTCCATGGGCCTGGGCATGGAAAACGTGCGCACGGCCCTGGCGCAGGCCACGGTGAATCAGCCCAAGGGCGGGCTGAACGGCGCCGATCAAGCGCACTCCATCGACGCCAACGATCAGCTCTTCAAGGCGGACGAGTTCGAGTCCTTGGTCCTGGCCTACCGCGATGGCGCGGCCGTGCGCCTCAAGGACGTGGCGCGGGTCGTCGATGACGTGGTCAACACGCGGCTCGCGGCGTGGGCCAACAACGAGCGGACCGTCTTGATGATCATCCGCCGCCAACCCGGCGCGAACATCATCGACGTCATCGAGCGGGTCCGCGCCATGCTGCCAACGTTGGCGGACTCCGTCTCGCCCGCCATCAAGATCGACGTGGTGCTCGATCGCAGCCAGACCATCCGAGCCTCGGTGCGCGACGTGGAGCAGACCCTCCTTCTCAGCGTGGGCCTGGTGGTGCTGGTCGTCTTTGGCTTTCTTCGCGACGTGCGCGCCACGATCATCCCCACGGTGGCCGTGCCGCTGTCGATCATCGCCACCTTCGGCATCATGTACTTGCTCGGCTACAGCCTGGACAACCTGTCGCTCATGGCCCTCACCATCTCGACGGGCTTCGTGGTCGACGACGCCATCGTGGTCACCGAGAACGTGACCCGCTTCATCGAGCTGGGCGATCCTCCGATGACCGCCGCCCTCAAGGGCGCCAAGCAAATCGGCTTCACCATCGTCTCCATCACCGTGTCGCTGATCGCCGTGTTCATCCCCATTTTGCTCATGGGCGGCATCATCGGGCGCCTCTTTCGCGAGTTCGCGGTGACCTTGAGCATCGCCATCGCCGTCTCGGCCTTGGTGTCCCTCACCTTGACCCCCATGATGTGCTCGCGCCTGCTCCGCGCAAAGGGCGACGAGGACCACGGCGCCCTGTACCGTGTGTCGGAGCGCTTCTTCGACGGGTTGCTCCGCGGCTATTCGCGCGGGCTGCGCTGGGTGCTCGGCCACCACCGGCTCACCCTGCTCGTCACGTTGGTGACGGTGGGACTGACGGTCGCGCTCTACATCTTCGTGCCCAAGGGCCTCTTTCCGCAGCAGGACACCGGCTCGCTGAGCGGCTTCTCCGAGGCGTCGCAGGACACCTCGTTCCCTGCCATGCGCGAGCGCCAGGAGCAAGTCAACGCCATCCTCAAGGCCGATCCCGACGTCTCGCAGGCCATCGCCTTCATCGGCGGCACGGTGAACACGGGGCAGGCGTTCGTCGATCTCAAGCCGAAGCCGCTCCGCCAATCGACGGCCGACGAGGTCATCGCGCGGCTGCGCCCGAAGCTCGCGCAGATCCCGGGCCTCGTCCTCTATTTGCAGGCGACGCAAGATATCCGCATGGGCGGTCGCGGCTCGCGCACGCAGTACCAGTACTCGCTGCAGGACGCGAACATCCAGGAGCTGCGCCTCTGGGGGCCGCGGATGGTGGAGCGGCTGAAGAAGCTCCCGGAGCTGCGCGACGTGGCCACCGATCAGCAGACCGCGGGGATCGAGCTGGCGCTCGACATCGATCGCGACACGTCCTCGCGCCTGGGGATCACGCCGCGGGACATCGACGCGGCCCTCTACGACGCGTTCGGCCAGACGCAGGTAGCCACCACCTACACGCAGCTGAATCAGTACCGGGTGGTGCTGGAGGTCAAGCCGGAGCTGCAGAAGACCGCCGATGGCCTGCACGCGCTCTTCGTGAGCGCCCCCGACGGGAGCCAAGTGCCGCTGAGCAGCTTGACCAAGAAGGCCATGCGCCCGACGTCGCTCTCCATCCCGCACCAAGGTCAGTTCCCCGCCACGACCCTCTCCTTCAACCTGGCGCCCGGGGTGGCGCTGGGGCAAGCGGTGGACGCCATCCACCGCGCGGAGCTCGAGATTGGTCTGCCGCCCAGCGTGCACGCCGATTTCCAAGGCACGGCGCAGGCGTTTCAGTCGTCGCTCTCGAGCCAGCCGCTCTTGATCTTGGGCGCGCTGCTGACGGTCTACATCGTGCTCGGCATCCTCTACGAGAGCTTGGTGCACCCGGTGACCATCCTCTCCACCCTGCCCTCCGCGGGCGTGGGGGCGCTGGTGGCGCTCATGGTGTGCAAGACGGAGCTGAGCATCATCGCGCTGATCGGCATCATTCTGCTCATCGGCATCGTAAAGAAGAACGCCATCATGATGATCGACTTCGCCATCGAGGCTGAGCGCGACGAGGGCCTCTCGCCGGCCGACGCCATCTACAAGGCGTGCGTGCTGCGCTTTCGGCCCATCATGATGACCACCTTGGCCGCGCTCCTCGGGGGGCTTCCGCTCGCCTTGGGCCATGGCATGGGCTCGGAGCTGCGGCGGCCGTTGGGCATCGCCATCGTGGGAGGGCTCTTCTTTTCGCAGCTGCTGACCCTCTTCACCACGCCGGTCATTTACTTATATATGGACCGCTTCTCCCGTCGAAAGCGCCATCCGCTCAAGAGCGAGCCGGCCGATCCAAGCGCCACGGCCATCCCTGCGTCCTCCCGGGTGTGA
- a CDS encoding VWA domain-containing protein has product MKRSWRVTAAMVAVSLGGLFLWRQSAANHAMVSHVATNAPPAQQPLAAAQEPKSLEPQAPAKPEQRPQVDLVFVLDTTGSMAELIEGAKAKIWEISRLAQEGKPSPTLRVGLVAYRDKGDAYVTRVTDLTTDLDKVYAALTGFRANGGGDGPEHVLAGLNDALNKVHWSSDAQAVKLIYLVGDAPAHTDYSDGITLAGVLRDANQRGVRISAIRCGDDPDTLAFWTKVSKQTDGEVSTIKAGGGVVAVSTPFDPELARLNAALAATEVHYGDATEQREAAEAVKRNLEAPAATQADRAGFYGSLGSAPGKPRALKKDLAAAGPTGASLAAMPADQLPPEMRTMSADERERFVQDKRKEREAILAQIRAASEKRDSYLKSAPKPAPTAAFDTKVYDSLRKAGAKSGIEYVSK; this is encoded by the coding sequence GTGAAACGTAGCTGGCGTGTGACCGCTGCGATGGTGGCGGTGTCACTCGGGGGACTCTTTTTGTGGCGGCAGTCGGCCGCGAACCACGCGATGGTCAGCCATGTCGCGACCAACGCCCCGCCGGCGCAGCAGCCGCTCGCCGCGGCGCAAGAGCCGAAATCCCTAGAGCCCCAAGCGCCGGCCAAACCCGAGCAGCGGCCGCAGGTCGACCTGGTGTTCGTGCTCGACACCACAGGCTCCATGGCCGAGCTGATCGAGGGCGCCAAGGCGAAGATTTGGGAGATTTCGCGGCTGGCGCAGGAAGGCAAGCCGTCGCCCACCTTGCGCGTCGGCCTGGTCGCCTACCGCGACAAGGGCGATGCTTACGTCACCCGGGTGACCGACCTCACGACGGATCTCGACAAGGTCTACGCCGCGCTCACCGGCTTTCGCGCGAACGGCGGGGGCGATGGTCCGGAGCATGTGCTCGCGGGCCTGAACGATGCGCTCAACAAGGTCCATTGGTCCAGCGACGCCCAGGCGGTGAAGCTCATTTACCTGGTGGGCGACGCCCCCGCGCACACCGACTACAGCGACGGGATCACCCTCGCGGGCGTCCTTCGCGACGCGAACCAGCGCGGCGTCCGCATCAGCGCCATCCGCTGCGGCGACGATCCGGACACGCTCGCCTTCTGGACGAAGGTGTCGAAGCAGACCGACGGCGAGGTATCGACCATCAAGGCCGGCGGCGGTGTCGTCGCCGTGAGCACGCCCTTCGATCCCGAGCTGGCGCGCTTGAACGCGGCCCTCGCCGCCACCGAGGTGCACTACGGCGACGCCACCGAGCAGCGCGAGGCCGCCGAGGCCGTAAAGAGGAACCTCGAGGCGCCCGCCGCCACCCAAGCCGATCGCGCCGGCTTCTATGGCTCGCTCGGCTCGGCCCCCGGCAAGCCGCGCGCCCTCAAAAAGGATCTCGCGGCGGCCGGCCCCACCGGCGCCTCCCTCGCGGCCATGCCGGCCGATCAGCTCCCGCCCGAGATGCGAACCATGAGCGCCGACGAGCGCGAGCGCTTCGTGCAAGACAAGCGCAAGGAGCGCGAGGCCATCTTGGCGCAGATCCGCGCGGCCAGCGAGAAGCGCGACTCGTACTTGAAGAGCGCCCCCAAGCCCGCGCCAACGGCCGCCTTCGACACGAAGGTCTACGACTCCTTGCGCAAGGCCGGCGCCAAATCAGGCATCGAATACGTATCGAAGTAA
- a CDS encoding multidrug efflux RND transporter permease subunit: protein MVGLLLAGMIAFRQLPVSALPQVDYPTIVISTLLPGASAETMASAVTTPLEREFGQMPSLTQMTSVSSFGSSQITVQFALDRNIDAAEQDVQAAINAASSLLPKTLPIPPTYSKSNPADTPILTLSVSSDTIALDQVNDYADSILAQKIAQVSGVGLVTLNGAQKPAVRVQVDPVALSGLGLGLEDVRQAILAANVNQPKGNIDGARQDFTLATNDQLSNAASFRPIVIAFKNNAPVRLSNVAQVIDGVENAQLAGWANDKRAIILNVQRQPGANVIQVADAVKALLPQLRATLPQGIEVKILSDRTETVRASVEDVEFTLVLTVGLVVAVIYLFLRNFRATIIPGVAVPLSLVGTFGVMYLLGYSLNNLSLMALTISTGFVVDDAIVMIENIARYIEAGEPPFEAALKGAKQIGFTILSLTVSLVAVLIPLLFMQGLIGRLFREFAITLSVAIAVSAVLSLTLTAMMCGHLLKPHQPGNEGRFYQVSERFFERMIGVYDVGVRWVLRHQFFTLIVTLATVALTAYLAVLVPKGFFPQQDTGIITGVSEAPPDVSFGRMMDRQRALADVLLSDPDVVSVASFIGADGTNATMNSGRMNITLKPRAEREASAEEIIARLSPKLAHVEGTALYLQSVQDLQIDNRIARTQYQYTLEDASIEELRAFAPQVLAKLKTLPELRDVASDLQVSGLQVALTIDRDTASRLGVSPQAIDDVLYDAFGQRQVSTVFTQLNLYRVILEVKPEFQKNPDALDRIYVKAQSGVQVPLSAFTHFEPKPVALSIMHQGQFAATTLSFNLAEGASLGRAVEAIHEANREIGLPPGIHAEFQGTAAAFQESLASEPVLILAALITVYIVLGILYESYIHPITILSTLPSAGVGALLALMLTKTEFSVIALIGIILLIGIVKKNAIMMIDFALEAERDEGLSPEESIHKACLLRFRPIMMTTLAALFGGIPLALGQGTGSELRRPLGIAIVGGLLISQVLTLYTTPVIYLYMDRFARFVRGGRRTAAEVRAE from the coding sequence ATGGTCGGCCTCTTGCTCGCGGGCATGATCGCCTTTCGGCAATTGCCGGTTTCGGCGCTGCCCCAGGTCGATTATCCGACCATCGTCATCTCCACCTTGCTGCCGGGCGCCAGCGCGGAGACGATGGCCTCCGCGGTGACCACGCCGCTGGAGCGCGAGTTCGGCCAGATGCCGTCGCTCACGCAAATGACATCGGTGTCGAGCTTTGGCAGCTCGCAGATCACCGTGCAGTTCGCGCTGGATCGCAACATCGACGCGGCCGAGCAAGACGTGCAGGCCGCCATCAACGCCGCCTCCAGCCTCCTGCCGAAGACCTTGCCCATTCCGCCGACGTACAGCAAGAGCAACCCGGCCGACACGCCCATCCTGACCTTGAGCGTCAGCTCGGACACCATCGCGCTCGATCAGGTCAACGACTACGCCGACTCCATCCTGGCGCAAAAGATCGCGCAGGTCTCCGGGGTGGGCCTGGTCACCTTGAACGGGGCGCAGAAGCCCGCCGTGCGGGTGCAGGTGGATCCGGTGGCCCTCTCGGGGCTCGGGCTGGGCCTGGAGGACGTGCGCCAAGCCATCCTGGCCGCCAATGTCAACCAGCCCAAGGGCAACATCGACGGCGCGCGCCAGGACTTTACCCTGGCCACCAACGACCAACTGTCGAACGCCGCCTCGTTCCGGCCCATCGTCATCGCCTTCAAGAACAACGCGCCGGTGCGGCTGTCGAACGTCGCGCAGGTGATCGACGGGGTGGAGAACGCGCAGCTGGCCGGGTGGGCCAACGACAAGCGCGCCATCATCCTCAATGTGCAACGGCAGCCGGGCGCCAATGTCATTCAGGTGGCCGACGCCGTGAAGGCGCTCCTTCCGCAACTTCGGGCCACCCTCCCGCAGGGCATCGAGGTGAAGATCCTCAGCGACCGCACGGAGACGGTGCGCGCGTCGGTGGAGGACGTGGAGTTCACCTTGGTGCTCACCGTGGGCCTGGTGGTCGCGGTCATCTACCTGTTCCTGCGCAATTTCCGGGCGACCATCATCCCGGGGGTGGCGGTGCCGCTCTCCTTGGTGGGCACCTTTGGGGTGATGTACCTGCTCGGCTACAGCCTCAACAACCTCTCCTTGATGGCGCTCACCATTTCGACCGGCTTCGTCGTCGACGACGCCATCGTCATGATCGAGAACATCGCGCGCTACATCGAGGCGGGCGAGCCCCCGTTCGAGGCCGCGCTCAAGGGCGCCAAGCAAATTGGGTTCACCATCCTCTCGCTGACGGTGTCCTTGGTGGCCGTGCTCATCCCGCTGCTGTTCATGCAGGGGCTCATCGGCCGGCTGTTCCGCGAGTTTGCCATCACCTTGAGCGTGGCCATCGCGGTGTCGGCCGTGCTGTCGCTCACCTTGACCGCCATGATGTGCGGGCACCTCTTGAAGCCGCACCAGCCGGGCAACGAAGGGCGCTTCTACCAAGTCTCGGAGCGCTTCTTCGAGCGGATGATCGGGGTCTACGACGTGGGGGTGCGCTGGGTGCTGCGGCATCAGTTCTTCACCTTGATCGTCACCCTGGCCACCGTGGCCCTCACCGCGTACCTGGCGGTGCTCGTCCCCAAGGGGTTCTTTCCGCAGCAGGACACCGGCATCATCACCGGTGTATCGGAGGCGCCGCCCGATGTGTCGTTCGGGCGCATGATGGACCGCCAGCGCGCCCTGGCCGACGTGCTCCTCTCCGATCCCGACGTGGTCTCCGTCGCCTCGTTCATCGGCGCCGATGGGACGAACGCCACCATGAACAGCGGGCGCATGAACATCACGTTGAAGCCGCGCGCCGAGCGCGAGGCGAGCGCGGAGGAGATCATCGCGCGCCTCTCCCCCAAGCTCGCGCACGTGGAGGGCACCGCGCTCTATCTCCAGTCGGTGCAGGACCTGCAAATCGACAACCGCATCGCGCGCACGCAGTACCAGTACACGCTCGAAGACGCCAGCATCGAGGAGCTGCGCGCCTTTGCGCCGCAGGTGCTGGCGAAGCTGAAGACCCTCCCCGAGCTCCGCGACGTGGCCAGCGATCTGCAAGTGTCGGGGCTGCAGGTGGCGCTCACCATCGACCGCGACACCGCCTCGCGCCTGGGGGTCTCGCCGCAGGCCATCGACGACGTCCTCTACGACGCGTTCGGCCAGCGCCAGGTGTCGACCGTCTTTACGCAGCTCAATCTGTACCGCGTCATCCTGGAGGTGAAGCCGGAGTTCCAGAAGAACCCCGACGCCCTCGATCGCATTTACGTCAAGGCGCAGAGCGGGGTGCAGGTGCCGCTCAGCGCCTTCACGCATTTCGAGCCCAAGCCGGTGGCGCTCTCCATCATGCACCAGGGGCAGTTCGCGGCCACCACCCTGTCCTTCAACTTGGCCGAGGGCGCATCGCTGGGCCGCGCGGTAGAGGCCATCCACGAGGCCAACCGCGAAATTGGCTTGCCGCCCGGGATCCACGCCGAGTTTCAAGGGACGGCGGCGGCGTTTCAGGAGTCGCTCGCCAGCGAGCCGGTCTTGATCCTGGCGGCGCTCATCACCGTCTACATCGTGCTGGGCATCCTGTACGAGAGCTACATCCACCCCATCACGATTCTGTCGACCTTGCCCTCGGCCGGCGTGGGTGCCCTCTTGGCGTTGATGCTCACCAAGACGGAGTTCAGCGTCATCGCGCTCATCGGCATCATTTTGCTCATCGGCATCGTGAAGAAGAACGCCATCATGATGATCGACTTTGCGCTGGAGGCCGAGCGCGACGAGGGCCTCTCGCCGGAGGAGTCGATCCACAAGGCGTGCCTTCTGCGCTTTCGCCCCATCATGATGACCACCTTGGCGGCCCTCTTTGGCGGCATTCCGCTGGCGCTGGGGCAAGGCACGGGCTCGGAGCTGCGGCGGCCGTTGGGCATCGCCATCGTGGGCGGGCTGCTCATCTCGCAGGTGCTGACCCTCTACACCACGCCGGTCATCTACCTTTACATGGATCGCTTCGCCCGCTTCGTGCGCGGTGGGCGGCGGACGGCGGCCGAGGTCCGCGCGGAGTGA
- a CDS encoding efflux RND transporter periplasmic adaptor subunit codes for MRAWRWIVAVLVLGGLVFGYTRYRASKSAAAGGPAASASASAAANRPVPVVLATVESKDTPIYLYGLGTATAFYTVTVRTQVDGRLDRVLFKEGQSVKKGDVLAQVDPRPFVAKLHSAEATLAKDQATAKNAKLNLDRYEKLVGQKLISQQDYDNQRATVDQNDAQVRTDQADVENARLQVEYSRITSPIDGITGVRQVDPGNVVKQADANGIVVITQLDPIAVFFTLPQDDLPRVSEAMSRGPLTVEAFSRDGDQSLGAGTVTLIDNQINTATATIRLKATFPNPDRKLWPNLFVKARLLLSNKRGALVIPAAVVQRGPQGPFAYVVKPDQTVEMRPVEVELTQGDSAIIAKGLNAGERVVADGQFQLKPGSKIAPRPSDKSDNKAATRAGDAPAPAPSASGAP; via the coding sequence ATGCGTGCGTGGCGATGGATCGTAGCGGTGTTGGTGCTGGGCGGGCTGGTGTTCGGGTACACGCGGTATCGCGCGTCGAAGAGCGCCGCGGCAGGAGGCCCGGCCGCTTCCGCCTCGGCCTCGGCCGCAGCCAATCGCCCGGTGCCGGTGGTCCTCGCCACCGTGGAGTCGAAGGACACGCCCATTTACCTCTATGGCTTGGGCACGGCCACGGCGTTTTACACGGTGACCGTGAGGACCCAAGTCGACGGGCGCCTCGATCGGGTGCTCTTCAAGGAGGGGCAGTCGGTCAAGAAGGGCGACGTGCTGGCGCAGGTCGATCCGCGCCCGTTCGTCGCCAAGCTGCACTCCGCCGAGGCGACCCTCGCCAAAGATCAGGCCACGGCCAAGAACGCCAAATTGAACCTGGACCGCTACGAGAAGCTGGTCGGCCAGAAGCTCATTTCGCAGCAGGACTACGACAACCAACGCGCCACCGTCGACCAGAACGACGCCCAGGTCCGCACCGATCAGGCCGACGTGGAGAACGCGCGCCTGCAGGTCGAGTACTCGCGCATCACCTCCCCCATCGACGGCATCACCGGCGTGCGCCAAGTCGACCCGGGCAATGTGGTGAAGCAAGCCGACGCCAATGGCATCGTGGTGATCACGCAGCTCGATCCCATCGCCGTCTTCTTCACCCTTCCGCAAGACGATCTGCCGCGCGTCTCCGAGGCCATGTCGCGCGGCCCGCTCACCGTGGAGGCCTTCAGCCGCGACGGCGATCAAAGCCTGGGCGCCGGCACCGTGACCTTGATCGACAACCAGATCAACACGGCCACCGCCACCATCCGACTGAAGGCCACGTTCCCCAACCCCGATCGCAAGCTCTGGCCCAACCTGTTCGTCAAGGCGCGCCTTCTGCTCTCGAACAAGCGCGGCGCCCTGGTCATCCCCGCGGCGGTGGTGCAGCGCGGTCCGCAAGGGCCATTTGCGTATGTCGTGAAGCCCGACCAGACCGTGGAGATGCGACCGGTGGAGGTGGAGCTCACCCAAGGCGACTCGGCCATCATCGCCAAGGGCTTGAACGCGGGCGAGCGGGTGGTGGCCGACGGGCAGTTCCAGCTCAAGCCGGGCTCGAAGATCGCGCCCCGGCCGAGTGACAAGAGCGACAACAAGGCGGCTACGCGCGCGGGGGATGCGCCTGCTCCCGCGCCGAGCGCCAGCGGGGCGCCGTGA
- a CDS encoding TolC family protein, translating into MDTAAAHQPAMRRARATTDISRARVEQARSGYLPQLTGTATYLRQTRNTVPTGASTGFVPPSPSNRSYDAFNFRLSASQLLYDFGQTDGRWRAADATVESSRQNERTQLIAVQLGVKTAYYAARANKGLVTVAEETLANQQRRLQQIQAFVLVGTRPEIDVVQARTDFANNRLTLIQAQNDYENSKATVNQAMGVVGGTDFDVADDDSGSMPDEDEPLENLVKKAMGQRPELLDLSKQRHAQELTVRAEKGAYGPSISANADGSAGGAELGGLVHNWSVGATLTWPILSGWKTHGVVHEAEARLTDIDAQVQTQQLQIAVDVQKAWLSVKASKTAIAVAHEALTNAREQLRLAEGRYNAGTGSVIELGDAQVAATKAGVGVVQADYNLATARAQLLAALGR; encoded by the coding sequence ATGGACACCGCAGCCGCCCATCAGCCAGCCATGCGCAGAGCCCGCGCCACCACCGACATATCGAGGGCCCGCGTGGAGCAAGCGCGCTCGGGCTACCTCCCCCAGTTGACCGGTACGGCCACCTACCTGCGCCAAACGCGCAACACGGTGCCCACGGGCGCGTCGACGGGGTTCGTGCCGCCGAGCCCGAGCAATCGAAGTTACGACGCGTTCAACTTCCGGCTCTCGGCCAGCCAATTGCTCTACGACTTCGGCCAAACCGATGGGCGCTGGCGCGCGGCCGACGCCACCGTGGAATCATCGCGGCAGAATGAGCGTACCCAGCTCATCGCGGTGCAGTTGGGCGTCAAGACGGCGTACTACGCGGCCCGCGCGAACAAAGGGCTGGTCACCGTGGCCGAAGAGACGCTCGCCAATCAGCAACGACGCCTGCAACAGATTCAAGCCTTCGTCCTGGTCGGCACCCGCCCGGAGATCGACGTGGTGCAGGCGCGCACCGACTTTGCGAACAACCGCCTCACCCTCATCCAGGCGCAAAATGACTATGAAAACTCCAAGGCCACGGTCAATCAAGCGATGGGCGTGGTGGGCGGCACCGACTTCGACGTCGCCGACGATGACAGCGGCTCCATGCCCGACGAGGACGAGCCGCTCGAGAACCTGGTGAAGAAGGCCATGGGGCAAAGGCCCGAGCTCTTGGACCTCTCCAAGCAGCGCCACGCGCAGGAGCTCACCGTGCGCGCCGAAAAAGGCGCGTACGGGCCCAGCATCTCGGCCAACGCCGACGGCTCCGCGGGCGGGGCGGAGCTCGGCGGTCTGGTTCACAACTGGAGCGTGGGGGCCACCCTCACCTGGCCCATCCTATCCGGCTGGAAAACCCATGGCGTGGTTCACGAGGCGGAAGCCAGGCTCACCGACATCGACGCCCAAGTTCAAACGCAACAGCTCCAAATTGCGGTCGACGTTCAGAAGGCATGGCTCTCCGTCAAGGCCAGCAAAACCGCGATCGCGGTGGCACACGAAGCGCTAACCAACGCGCGCGAACAGCTCCGCCTGGCGGAGGGGCGCTACAACGCGGGGACCGGCAGCGTGATCGAGCTCGGAGACGCACAAGTGGCCGCCACCAAGGCGGGGGTGGGGGTCGTACAAGCGGATTACAATCTGGCGACGGCACGCGCTCAGCTTCTCGCCGCCCTCGGTCGATGA